A single region of the Xiphias gladius isolate SHS-SW01 ecotype Sanya breed wild chromosome 17, ASM1685928v1, whole genome shotgun sequence genome encodes:
- the LOC120802253 gene encoding complement component 1 Q subcomponent-binding protein, mitochondrial yields MLKSVVRAVGAAVRITSATTSTARALPLSCATLCSPSSATARPFTRSLWMLNNNGASSGYRPKLFSSKVLNPSVSCGCGGLHTEGDKAFGDFLSDEIKEERKIQKSKTLPKMSGGWELEMNGTEAKLSRSVSGEKISVTFNINNSIPPNFEEEAEQGQQKSAEEEPEIVSAPNFVVEVTKQAAKHTLVFDCHFPEDEMSHGEGEEESDIFAIREVSFQPEGDSEWKETSYNLNTDSLDWALYDHLMDFLADRGVDNTFADELMELSTAIEHQEYIKFLEDLQGFVKCN; encoded by the exons ATGCTAAAGTCGGTTGTCCGCGCGGTGGGAGCCGCAGTCCGCATTACCTCTGCCACCACGTCCACAGCCCGGGCTCTGCCGCTCAGCTGCGCGACTCTGTGCTCTCCGAGTTCGGCTACAGCCCGGCCCTTCACCCGGTCTCTGTGGATGCTGAACAACAACGGAGCCTCGTCAGGATACAGGCCAAAACTGTTCAGTTCAAAAGTGTTGAATCCCTCGGTATCGTGTGGATGTGGAGGACTGCACACGGAAG GTGACAAAGCATTCGGTGATTTCCTGtctgatgaaataaaagaagagaggaagatcCAGAAAAGCAAAACTCTTCCTAAGATGTCTGGTGGATGGGAGCTGGAGATGAATGGCACAGAAGCTAAACTCTCAAGAAGTGTTTCGGGAGAAAA AATCTCTGTCACattcaacatcaacaacagcatTCCTCCTAACTTTGAAGAAGAGGCAGAACAAGGACAGCAGAAGTCAGCAGAAGAAGAG CCAGAAATCGTGTCAGCACCAAACTTTGTTGTTGAAGTAACAAAACAGGCTGCAAAACATACCCTAGTGTTTGACTGCCATTTTCCTGAAGATGAG ATGAGTCATggggaaggagaagaggagagcgACATCTTTGCCATCCGTGAGGTCAGTTTCCAGCCTGAGGGAGATTCAGAGTGGAAGGAGACCAGCTATAATCTCAACACAGACTCTCTGGACTGG GCACTGTATGACCACTTGATGGACTTCCTGGCAGACCGCGGGGTCGACAACACCTTTGCTGATGAACTGATGGAGCTGAGCACTGCCATTGAGCATCAAGAGTACATCAAATTCCTGGAAGACCTCCAAGGCTTTGTCAAATGTAACTAA
- the dhx33 gene encoding ATP-dependent RNA helicase DHX33, which translates to MPHDPDPPPAKKFKPGSVLFRFDKSKPGMLLPRKGNATTPIDVQRKHLPIYQAKPQLLTQLRQLHNAILIGETGSGKTTQIPQYLYEAGIGRQGIIAITQPRRVAAISLAGRVAEEKRAQLGKLVGYTVRFEDVTSSETKLKFMTDGMLLREAIGDPLLLRYTVVVLDEAHERTVHTDVLFGVVKTAQRRRRELNKIPLKVIVMSATMDVDLFSEYFNKSPVLYLEGRQHPIQIYYTKQPQSDYLQAALVSVFQIHQEAPPSHDILVFMTGQEEIEALARTCRDIAKHLPDDCGPMVVIPLYASLPPAQQLRVFQPAPKGCRKVILSTNIAETSVTISGIKYVIDTGMVKAKRFNPDSGLEVLAVQRVSKAQAWQRAGRAGREDSGSCYRLYTEQEFDSLIPMTVPEIQRCNLAGVMLQLMALGIPDVMNFDFMSKPSPEAVRSAVEHLELLGAVERKEGQVSLTPLGKKMASFPLEPRYAKTILLSPDYSCSEEILSIVSVLSVDTVLYNPPARREEVLAARKKFSSSEGDHMTLLNIYRAFKKVSGNKEWCRENFVNSRNMGLVKEVQAQLKEICLKLNMKLESCGADTGNVRRCLAHGMFVNAAELQPDGSYLALDTHQPVAIHPSSVLFQAKPAYVVFNELLHTSRCYMRDLCLVDADWLLDAAPQYFGRKLHPAKS; encoded by the exons ATGCCCCACGACCCCGACCCTCCTCCGGCTAAAAAATTCAAGCCGGGGTCAGTTCTTTTCCGTTTTGATAAGAGTAAACCTGGAATGCTGCTTCCTAGAAAGGGAAATGCAACCACTCCGATAGACGTCCAGAGGAAACACCTTCCAATCTACCAGGCGAAACCTCAGCTGCTGACCCAACTGAGACAGCTTCACAATGCTATTCTGATAG GTGAGACTGGTTCCGGGAAGACCACTCAGATCCCACAGTATCTGTACGAGGCTGGCATCGGACGACAGGGCATCATTGCCATCACTCAGCCCCGTCGGGTTGCTGCCATCTCACTGGCAGGAAGGGTGGCAGAGGAGAAAAGGGCTCAGCTGGGCAAGCTG GTTGGTTACACAGTGCGCTTTGAGGATGTCACCTCCTCTGAGACAAAGCTGAAGTTCATGACGGATGGCATGCTACTGCGTGAGGCCATCGGAGACCCCTTACTGCTGCGCTACACTGTGGTGGTCTTGGATGAAGCTCACGAGCGCACCGTGCACACAGATGTGCTGTTCGGCGTGGTTAAGACTGCTCAACGCCGGCGCAGAGAACTTAATAAGATTCCCCTGAAG GTCATAGTGATGTCGGCCACGATGGATGTAGATTTGTTCTCTGAGTACTTCAACAAGTCACCTGTACTGTACCTGGAGGGGAGGCAGCATCCCATTCAGATCTACTACACCAAGCAGCCCCAGTCAGACTACCTGCAGGCTGCACTCGTGTCTGTGTTCCAGATCCATCAG GAAGCCCCTCCATCCCATGATATCTTAGTCTTCATGACGGGTCAGGAAGAAATTGAGGCTCTGGCGAGGACTTGCCGGGACATCGCCAAGCATCTGCCTGATGACTGTGGTCCCATGGTAGTTATCCCTTTGTACGCGTCGCTGCCCCCAGCACAGCAACTCAGGGTCTTCCAGCCAGCTCCCAAG GGTTGTAGGAAGGTTATCCTCTCAACCAACATTGCTGAGACGTCAGTTACAATCTCTGGGATCAAATATGTCATAGATACGGGGATGGTGAAGGCCAAACGTTTCAACCCTG ACAGCGGTTTGGAGGTGCTGGCAGTGCAGCGGGTTTCTAAGGCACAGGCATGGCAGCGAGCGGGCCGGGCTGGCAGGGAGGACTCTGGCTCCTGCTATCGTCTCTACACCGAGCAGGAATTTGACAGCCTCATCCCCATGACTGTGCCTGAGATCCAGCG GTGTAACTTAGCTGGTGTGATGCTGCAGTTAATGGCTCTGGGGATTCCAGATGTGATGAATTTTGATTTCATGTCCAAGCCCTCTCCAG AGGCCGTTCGTTCTGCTGTGGAGCATTTAGAGCTGCTGGGAGCTgtagagaggaaggaagggcAGGTTTCCCTCACTCCTCTGGGAAAGAAAATGGCAAGCTTCCCTCTGGAGCCGAGATATGCCAAG ACCATCCTGTTGTCCCCTGATTACTCTTGTTCTGAGGAGATTTTGAGCATTGTGTCTGTGCTGTCAGTGGACACAGTACTGTATAACCCTCCAGCCCGGCGGGAAGAGGTGCTCGCCGCACGCAAGAAGTTCAGCTCCAGCGAAGGAGACCACATGACACTCCTCAACATTTACAGAGCGTTCAAGAAAGTCAGTGGTAATAAG GAGTGGTGTCGGGAGAACTTTGTCAACAGCAGGAACATGGGTCTGGTGAAAGAGGTGCAGGCACAACTCAAAGAAATCTGCCTTAAG CTGAATATGAAGCTGGAGTCATGTGGGGCAGACACAGGGAACGTCCGCCGCTGCCTTGCCCACGGGATGTTCGTCAACGCTGCGGAGCTACAACCTGATGGCAGCTACTTAGCTCTGGACACCCATCAGCCTGTGGCCATCCACCCTTCCTCTGTCCTTTTCCAGGCCAAGCCTGCATACGTGGTCTTCAATGAGCTGCTGCACACCTCCCGCTGCTACATGAGAGACCTCTGTTTGGTGGATGCCGACTGGCTGCTGGATGCAGCACCGCAGTACTTTGGCCGCAAACTCCACCCTGCCAAGAGCTAA